The Candidozyma auris chromosome 1, complete sequence genome includes a region encoding these proteins:
- a CDS encoding DEAH-box RNA-dependent ATPase PRP2 yields MSTLSGKGHRRRKDIFEHENEDDNIVASDKGEASLLEVNPKASDPPASMPLIDIENERSKSRAAYLQKRFENKIKDLREDVERLESQRNLSAREAQEYKEKKDLLQSIEDTKTPNDVHQYNIPGLDDPALEHDRSKKRDLLTSKDTYDDPDTFETKKKFRFENQWELHQLRKANEIRTAHPDEIQIQSDRIYEYVFDDSQFIDFAEEGETQSDPSEDYIEPTITSNRTSIKEVRESLPVFSLRSEFLQKVEENQVLIVVGETGSGKTTQLPQYLYEAGYTNSRSEKNQIQKVGCTQPRRVAATSVATRVADEVGCKLGEEVGYSIRFEDVTSEKTHIKYLTDGMLLREFLTDPLLSTYKALMIDEAHERTVSTEIVLGLLKDIVRERKDLKLIVASATINAAKFSEYFDGAPVFNIPGRRFPVEICYTKNPEANYIQAAITTIFQIHTTQNVSGDILVFLTGQDEIESMHETLIEACDKIGSSINKLIVAPIYANLPPKEQQKIFEPTPPGARKVVLATNIAETSITIDGIRFVIDPGYVKENVYNPTTGMESLVVMPCSRASADQRAGRAGRVGPGKCYRLFTKWSFYNELQASPTPEIQRTNLSTVVLLLLSMGITDLMHFDFMDPPSSQILIKSLELLYSLGALNAKGQITKLGRKMAEFPMDPMFCKCLLKSADFGVTGDILSIMALLSESSSLFFRPKDKREQADKKKETFHHEFGDHLTLLNIWNQWEDTGFSNIWAEENFLQYRTLKRAKEVRSQLEGLCKRVEIDIAQQKEKFQKISNEDQLRGIQKSLVAGFFPNVAKLSKSGTNYTQLKRKMPVFIHPSSTLYHMKPPPKLVMYHELVLTSKEYMRNCMIIEEKWLDELAMHYYITTEPDHKNRNS; encoded by the coding sequence ATGTCAACACTAAGCGGTAAAGGTCATAGGAGGAGAAAAGATATATTTGAACATGAGAATGAGGATGACAATATAGTTGCCAGTGATAAAGGTGAAGCTAGTCTATTGGAAGTGAATCCCAAAGCGAGCGATCCTCCAGCTCTGATGCCTTTGATAGACATTGAGAATGAGCGACTGAAATCCAGAGCCGCTTACCTTCAAAAACGTTTCGAAAACAAGATCAAAGATCTTAGGGAAGATGTTGAGCGGCTAGAGTCACAGAGGAATCTCAGCGCAAGAGAGGCTCAGGAgtacaaagaaaagaaagaccTCTTGCAGTCAATCGAAGACACTAAAACCCCGAATGATGTTCACCAATACAACATTCCTGGCCTCGATGACCCTGCCTTGGAACATGATAGGTCTAAGAAGCGAGATCTACTTACCTCCAAAGATACATATGACGATCCAGACACCTTtgagacaaagaagaagttccGCTTTGAGAACCAGTGGGAGCTTCACCAGTTACGCAAAGCGAACGAAATCAGAACCGCTCACCCTGATGAGATCCAAATTCAGCTGGACCGAATCTATGAATATGTTTTTGATGATTCACAATTCATCGATTTCGCAGAGGAAGGCGAGACGCAGTCAGATCCCAGTGAAGATTATATCGAGCCCACTATTACGAGCAACCGAACATCCATAAAGGAAGTAAGGGAATCCCTTCCCGTTTTCAGCCTACGATCagaatttcttcaaaaggtcgaagaaaatcaagtaCTCATTGTAGTTGGGGAGACCGGTTCAGGCAAAACCACACAACTCCCTCAATACTTGTATGAAGCAGGCTATACTAACTCAAGATCGGAAAAAAATCagattcaaaaagttggatGTACACAACCAAGAAGAGTTGCTGCAACTTCAGTTGCTACCAGAGTCGCTGACGAAGTTGGCTGTAAGCTAGGCGAAGAAGTGGGATATAGTATCCGTTTTGAGGATGTCACCTCTGAGAAAACTCATATAAAGTACCTAACAGATGGTATGCTACTAAGAGAATTTCTTACTGATCCCTTGCTTTCAACTTATAAGGCGCTCATGATTGATGAAGCCCATGAAAGGACAGTATCGACCGAAATTGTATTGGGTCTACTCAAAGATATCGTTCGCGAGCGCAAAGACTTGAAACTTATAGTTGCGTCTGCTACTATTAATGCTGCTAAGTTCTCTGAGTATTTTGATGGCGCTCCGGTCTTTAATATCCCAGGAAGACGATTCCCAGTCGAGATTTGCTATACAAAAAACCCAGAAGCTAACTATATTCAAGCTGCCATAACCACAATATTTCAAATTCACACAACCCAAAATGTCTCGGGAGATATTTTGGTATTCTTAACAGGTCAAGACGAGATTGAATCCATGCACGAGACTCTAATAGAAGCTTGCGATAAGATAGGTTCATCCATTAACAAGTTGATTGTTGCTCCTATTTACGCAAATCTTCCACCGAAGGAACAACAAAAGATATTTGAGCCCACACCACCAGGCGCCCGTAAGGTGGTTCTCGCTACTAATATAGCCGAAACATCCATCACTATCGATGGTATCAGATTCGTGATTGACCCTGGATATGTAAAGGAAAATGTGTACAATCCTACCACAGGTATGGAAAGTCTCGTGGTAATGCCCTGTTCAAGGGCTTCTGCTGATCAAAGAGCTGGAAGAGCAGGACGAGTGGGCCCTGGGAAATGCTATCGCCTTTTTACCAAATGGTCTTTCTACAATGAGTTGCAAGCCAGCCCTACTCCCGAAATTCAAAGAACTAACCTAAGCACCGTTGTGCTTTTGCTTCTATCGATGGGCATAACCGACTTGATGCACTTTGATTTCATGGATCCACCGTCGTCACAGATTTTAATAAAGTCATTAGAGTTGCTTTACTCACTCGGAGCGCTCAATGCCAAGGGCCAGATCACAAAGTTAGGGAGAAAAATGGCAGAATTCCCCATGGACCCAATGTTTTGTAAATGCCTTTTAAAAAGCGCAGACTTTGGTGTGACGGGTGACATATTGTCGATAATGGCCCTTCTTTCCGAGTCATCTTCCTTATTCTTCCGTCCCAAGGATAAAAGAGAGCAGGccgacaaaaagaaggaaactTTCCACCATGAATTTGGAGATCACCTCACCTTATTGAACATCTGGAATCAATGGGAGGATACGGGGTTCTCCAACATATGGGCAGAGGAAAATTTCTTGCAATATCGTACATTGAAGAGGGCCAAGGAAGTTAGATCGCAGCTTGAGGGTCTATGTAAGCGTGTTGAGATTGACATCgctcaacaaaaagagaagttcCAGAAAATCTCCAATGAAGACCAATTGCGAGGCATACAAAAATCTTTGGTGGCAGGATTCTTTCCAAACGTTGCCAAACTCTCAAAACTGGGCACTAACTATACTcagttgaaaagaaaaatgccTGTCTTTAtccatccttcttcaacattgTATCACATGAAACCTCCGCCAAAGCTTGTGATGTATCATGAATTGGTGCTAACGTCAAAAGAATATATGAGAAACTGTATGATCATAGAGGAGAAGTGGTTAGACGAACTTGCAATGCACTATTATATAACTACAGAACCAGACCACAAGAATCGAAATAGTTAA
- the ZCF30 gene encoding Zcf30p, which translates to MEKKLSSFESKFDDLVGALRESRYSTNDFSQERVSLAYRDPPSGAQSHYIGSRVSTPESSESEQSVHGRRTYNDEFTVCKRPKLHVESSTRPLLTLEEAKLLFKFFNSHISQQLFGFDIEKFQVSQIWETSQLLVYAVCTIAAMHYPDPSISSKQSELQQHLHKLCSEILFQPRPKSDVEGFNIIVALILCSFWLSDSQRFTGLALQLAKEFGLNKPVTEKSHTLNTKDRLKLWYLLYVLDGQQCMSLNRQTLFETDDYSIRNSRELLLNKKPREIEGTLDNQDSTNGSLVKKDTSKTLLSNEKEDIGSCFTDLQLVSQVEYNSAIKEAFKGNAWDLIAPSTFGIPSKSNLELDKWMVSWTVLLAPINNGAVWSSKSTLIYYNFAKMHINCSALRELQIDTGSESVIFPKWEQYHQLRQRMGPLPLQEQTSQPESDSETDEEDELISNKELATHDQTLLSLNIAVNAAQTVLNLVLSDKDITNNLKYVPLHIHIMLYYAALLLVNPPPTDATHVANTNQDTYFVKIIESLRTAKMLQKKIYVNLPTDKNFGNKFIESLDEVVADRSRKLKSELHESPLSNDRKGELFEQISTLNYVDDHLEVFSGSGNSSKESSPRESGIAAWPGSHHGHP; encoded by the coding sequence ATGGAGAAAAAATTAAGCTCATTCGAGTCCAAATTTGACGACTTGGTGGGGGCACTTCGAGAAAGTCGGTATTCAACAAACGACTTCAGTCAGGAGAGAGTATCGCTTGCATACAGAGATCCACCATCAGGTGCACAATCTCACTATATTGGTAGTCGAGTATCGACTCCGGAATCGTCAGAGTCTGAACAGAGTGTTCACGGAAGACGCACATATAATGATGAATTTACAGTCTGTAAACGGCCCAAATTACATGTTGAGAGCTCCACCAGGCCGCTTCTTACACTTGAGGAAGCtaagcttctcttcaaattttttaaCTCTCATATATCCCAACAActttttggttttgataTTGAAAAATTCCAAGTTAGTCAAATCTGGGAAACGTCGCAATTACTAGTCTACGCTGTTTGCACTATTGCTGCTATGCACTATCCCGACCCATCGATATCTTCCAAACAGAGTGAATTACAGCAACATTTGCACAAATTGTGTTCtgagattctttttcagcCGCGACCAAAGTCTGATGTTGAGGGTTTCAACATCATTGTTGCTCTCATATTGTGTAGTTTTTGGCTCTCAGACTCCCAAAGATTTACAGGTTTGGCTTTGCAGCTTGCAAAAGAATTTGGTCTCAACAAGCCTGTGACCGAGAAACTGCACACTCTCAATACAAAAGACCGCCTCAAACTATGGTATTTGCTCTACGTGTTGGATGGACAACAATGCATGTCTCTTAACAGGCAAACGCTTTTCGAGACAGACGACTACCTGATAAGAAACAGCCGCGAATTACTTTTAAATAAGAAGCCCCGCGAGATCGAAGGAACATTGGACAACCAAGATTCCACAAATGGTTCACTCGTGAAGAAGGATACCTCAAAAACCCTTCTATCCAATGAAAAGGAAGACATCGGTAGCTGCTTTACTGATCTTCAGTTGGTATCCCAAGTGGAGTATAACCtggccatcaaggaggCATTTAAGGGCAATGCATGGGACCTAATTGCACCGAGTACTTTCGGCATCCCATCGAAGTCTAATCTCGAGCTTGACAAGTGGATGGTTTCATGGAcagttcttcttgctccTATTAACAATGGCGCCGTATGGCTGTCGAAATCTACATTAATATACTACAACTTCGCCAAGATGCATATAAACTGCTCAGCCCTACGGGAGCTTCAAATCGATACTGGTTCTGAGTCTGTGATATTCCCGAAGTGGGAACAATACCATCAATTGAGACAAAGAATGGGACCCTTGCCgcttcaagaacaaacGAGTCAACCAGAATCTGATAGCGAGActgatgaggaagacgagCTTATCAGCAACAAAGAGCTCGCAACGCACGATCAGACCCTATTGAGTCTCAATATTGCCGTGAATGCCGCTCAAACGGTCTTGAATCTTGTTCTCAGCGACAAGGATATAACCAACAATTTAAAGTATGTTCCATTGCATATTCATATCATGCTATACTATGCTGCCTTATTACTTGTTAATCCCCCACCAACGGATGCAACACATGTCGCCAATACGAATCAAGACACCTATTTTGTAAAAATTATCGAGAGCTTGAGAACTGCAAAAATGTTGCAGAAAAAGATCTATGTCAATTTACCGACAGATAAAAACTTTGGGAACAAATTTATCGAAAGCTtagatgaagttgttgccGACCGAAGCCGAAAGTTGAAAAGTGAACTTCACGAATCTCCGCTTTCCAATGATCGTAAAggtgagctttttgagcaaattTCGACATTGAATTACGTCGATGACCATTTGGAAGTGTTCTCTGGTTCGGGAAATAGTAGCAAAGAGTCCTCACCAAGGGAATCAGGCATAGCTGCATGGCCAGGTTCTCATCATGGTCATCCATGA
- a CDS encoding aminoacyl-tRNA hydrolase, protein MLRQSARLWFRAPRSPFSTIQQEETPAILFAAIGNPVSQYSGTRHNVGVWVLNEVLKNKQDVPPFTPSPLLKGALISEPRDLNCVFFQSTSTFMNLQGSPISKVWNHFRQQHPQSSSALVILHDEIQIPLGKVQVRRQNTSARGHNGLRSIDKAIGPKYTKIGIGIGKPNHSAIDRFVLSKFSLSELSTLSELSVPQVDAVIEEMLKGKYIYERA, encoded by the coding sequence ATGCTACGACAATCGGCTCGTCTATGGTTTCGGGCGCCTCGATCACCATTCCTGACTATccagcaagaagaaacgcctgccattctttttgcagccatcgGTAATCCTGTATCGCAATACTCTGGCACAAGGCACAATGTTGGAGTTTGGGTGCTCAACGAAgttctcaagaacaaaCAAGACGTCCCACCGTTCACTCCGTCTCCCTTACTTAAAGGTGCCCTAATCTCTGAGCCTCGGGATCTTAATTGTGTATTCTTCCAATCCACCCTGACTTTCATGAATCTTCAAGGGAGCCCCATCTCCAAAGTGTGGAACCATTTCAGACAGCAACACCCACAAAGCTCTTCAGCACTTGTCATTCTTCATGACGAGATTCAAATCCCACTTGGCAAAGTTCAGGTTCGTCGTCAAAACACAAGTGCCAGGGGCCACAACGGTTTACGATCCATAGACAAGGCCATAGGCCCCAAGTACACGAAAATTGGCATTGGAATAGGCAAGCCCAACCACAGTGCAATTGATCGTTTCGTTCTCTCTAAGTTTTCCCTTTCAGAGCTTCTGACCTTGTCGGAGCTCAGCGTTCCACAAGTTGACGCTGTTATTGAGGAAATGTTGAAAGGCAAGTACATCTACGAAAGAGCTTAA
- the PXA2 gene encoding ATP-binding cassette long-chain fatty acid transporter PXA2, whose product MPKSRRVQRDRFAVAVFNAYKSNRSLLLNASYIILITAAFSGATTTSSSSRKKKDANEDALIQGKAKPRLTRESLRKLLKAAIPSFVSPVVGFFVAHLVLLVCRAMLTIKVASLDGFLVGALVSKKLKRFSKLLAFWMLLGVPASFVNALLNWTKDKMRQHLRMNLNNSIIEDYLPDNLDPNYYALIQLSDSKIKDPDQRLSTDVSRLASAMASLPGQLLKPTLDMLLCARELSRSGVGSGEGTLALGMLAHFSTIVLRFFSPPFAKLASEKANLEGQLRSAHSKIVANNEEIAFLRGHYRELDYIDLCYYQLERFLKMEYWKRAIHEIAQTFIVKYFWGAAGLVLCSAPVFINKYLGNEPDPNAAGDFITNRRLLMSASDSLDRLIYSRRFLLQFVGHATRVTFLQDALKTIKEKRLGNPQMSDENVEFGDEITFSDVRLVTPADVTLVEKLNFSIKPGEHLLIAGPNGCGKSSMFRMLGGLWPCKYGKITIPTSDNMFYLPQRAYLCRGSLREQIIYPHTAEQFRNNKHGKSEKDLEEILNILDLSDLLPENKDWDVVKNWNEELSTGAQQRLAMARLYYHQPKFAVLDECTSAVSPTMEQFMYKHAQEIGISLLSVAHRPALWHFHNRLLKFDGKGNYYFGPLDAERRLKFEEERLKLEKNLRDVPTLRDRLQELKTVSNAQHIRYENSHRDLAALGRSAASNGNKDSEKKVEDVTDNAEDRTSEKPTKKSEESTGNQSDEKKKRKKSAKKSQSK is encoded by the coding sequence ATGCCGAAGTCTAGAAGGGTTCAAAGGGACAGGTTCGCCGTGGCGGTGTTCAACGCCTACAAGTCCAATCGGTCTCTTCTATTGAATGCCTCCTACATTATTTTGATTACTGCGGCGTTTTCGGGTGCTACAACAACCTCGTCGTCGTCtcgaaagaagaaggacgCCAACGAGGATGCGTTGATCCAGGGGAAAGCGAAACCAAGGCTCACGAGAGAATCTCTCAGGAAACTTCTCAAGGCTGCCATTCCTTCCTTTGTGAGTCCAGTTGTCGGTTTCTTCGTGGCTCActtggtgcttttggtgTGCAGAGCCATGCTCACAATCAAAGTTGCCAGCTTGGACGGTTTTCTTGTGGGTGCTTTGGTCTCCAAGAAACTCAAGCGATTTTCGAAGCTTTTGGCGTTCTGGATGTTACTTGGAGTGCCGGCATCTTTCGTCAATGCGTTACTCAACTGGACCAAAGACAAGATGAGGCAGCATTTGCGTATGAACCTTAACAATAGCATTATCGAGGATTATCTTCCTGACAATTTGGATCCAAACTATTACGCGTTGATTCAGCTCTCTGAtagcaaaatcaaggatCCCGACCAGAGACTCTCTACAGATGTTTCGCGCTTGGCGTCTGCCATGGCTAGTCTCCCTGGTCAGCTCTTAAAGCCAACATTGGATATGCTCCTTTGCGCAAGAGAGCTCTCCAGAAGTGGTGTAGGTAGCGGCGAGGGCACTCTTGCTCTTGGTATGTTGGCTCATTTCTCCACAATTGTCTTGAGGTTCTTCTCCCCTCCATTTGCCAAGCTTGCTTCTGAGAAGGCTAATTTGGAAGGCCAGCTTCGTTCAGCTCACTCAAAGATTGTTGCTAACAACGAAGAAATTGCCTTTTTGCGTGGTCATTACCGTGAGCTCGACTATATCGATCTCTGCTATTACCAGCTTGAGCGTTTCTTAAAAATGGAGTACTGGAAACGTGCAATTCATGAAATTGCTCAAACTTTCATCGTAAAGTACTTCTGGGGTGCCGCAGGCTTGGTCTTGTGTTCGGCACCTGTGTTCATCAACAAATACCTTGGGAACGAACCTGATCCTAATGCCGCCGGTgacttcatcaccaacagaAGATTATTGATGAGTGCCTCGGACTCCTTGGACAGGTTAATATACTCCAGAAGGTTTTTGCTTCAATTTGTTGGTCACGCAACCAGAGTCACTTTCCTTCAAGATGCCTTAAAAACTATTAAGGAAAAAAGATTAGGTAATCCACAAATGAGTGATGAAAACGTTGAGTTTGGTGATGAGATCACGTTCAGCGATGTGAGACTTGTCACACCAGCTGATGTCACCTTGgttgagaagctcaacttTAGTATCAAACCCGGAGAGCATTTGTTGATCGCTGGCCCTAATGGTTGTGGTAAATCATCCATGTTCAGGATGTTGGGTGGCTTGTGGCCTTGTAAGTACGGTAAAATCACTATTCCTACCAGTGACAACATGTTCTATTTGCCACAGCGTGCTTACCTTTGCAGAGGTTCATTGAGGGAACAAATAATATACCCTCACACTGCGGAGCAATTCCGTAACAACAAGCACGGGAAGAGTGAAAAAGATCTCGAAGAAATTCTCAATATTTTGGATTTGTCTGACCTTTTGCCAGAAAACAAGGATTGGGACGTTGTCAAAAACTGGAACGAGGAGTTGTCCACTGGTGCACAACAACGCCTAGCAATGGCTCGTCTCTACTACCACCAGCCCAAATTTGCTGTTCTTGACGAATGTACATCGGCTGTGTCACCTACGATGGAACAGTTCATGTATAAGCATGCCCAAGAGATTGGAATCTCGTTACTTTCTGTTGCCCATAGGCCTGCGTTGTGGCACTTCCACAACCGTTTATTAAAGTTCGATGGCAAAGGAAACTACTACTTCGGTCCATTGGACGCTGAGCGTCGTTTGAAGTTCGAGGAGGAGAGAttgaagttggagaaaaaCCTTAGAGACGTGCCAACCTTAAGAGACAGGCTCCAGGAGTTGAAGACTGTTTCGAATGCTCAACATATCAGATATGAGAACTCACACCGTGATTTGGCTGCGCTTGGAAGAAGTGCTGCAAGTAATGGTAACAAGGATAGTGAGAAGAAGGTCGAAGATGTCACTGATAATGCGGAGGACAGAACTTCTGAAAAGCCTACTAAGAAGTCTGAAGAGAGTACAGGCAATCAGAgtgacgagaagaagaaaaggaagaagtcTGCTAAGAAGAGTCAAAGTAAGTAA
- the ZCF32 gene encoding Zcf32p encodes MSATSSNRSDSMQSDEAKAEPYEDKNISTLSQMPDMSDVVIPDEHLNHIPSISNGGSPSSLSGLLNLMSQDLTDHVEHIESHVRSEDLPRTWKRDTPEESNALVRSPSSSYLSPPVSMGSDPLSRYHSLLSNPAMEEASHAWQKLYSIPAQLTPLPDILSKVPSYRELLRFWVEVASNDLVPAPSHLYTDNPFKVLVPQMAMRYPGVLTTVLAFAARWRSCLMNDLDDSDTTELVEQLLNRSCNELLKQLQNEKEATSDGALLTALLLSCYEVVNSNDIDKHRTHTIGASQIVLARSASQESQSTSPSSDDSDSSDRSLAMVFQRDESNKAFFLTRWFFYVDVLGALSTTRGQDKYLRGYRNGSHYAPVDTLQMPFGNSHNLDPKGDIDFFMGFDARIIPHLINIALLIREVERLESTAEDEALSLPVWLVTAALETKEKLNETHTAGEARRQAQTERSIDHKLRKHTIHSHQRQKGIDELLQHDNTLRATNKLFYCMGMLNLYRRVLKVPRNSPIVQDLSNTMADVLRFGVEARSSAELCTIFCHFCAGCELLDPERRQVIYERHTWMAQSGNRNAIKSLQVMKRCWETGEDWTTAANVLDIDLVLM; translated from the coding sequence ATGTCCGCAACTTCGAGCAACAGGTCCGATTCTATGCAGAGTGATGAAGCCAAAGCGGAACCATACGAAGACAAGAATATTTCGACCCTCCTGCAAATGCCCGATATGAGCGATGTGGTGATACCAGATGAGCACCTCAATCACATACCTAGTATTTCTAATGGGGGAAGCCCTTCCTCGTTATCAGGGCTACTCAATCTAATGTCTCAGGACTTGACAGACCATGTCGAACATATAGAAAGCCACGTTCGATCGGAGGATTTACCGCGGACATGGAAGCGAGATACGCCAGAAGAGTCGAACGCCTTGGTTAGGTCCCCTTCGTCGTCATACCTCAGTCCCCCAGTGTCCATGGGTAGTGATCCACTCCTGCGATACCATTCCTTATTGTCAAACCCTGCGATGGAAGAGGCGTCTCATGCATGGCAAAAGCTATACTCCATACCTGCTCAACTCACGCCACTTCCTGATATTCTACTGAAAGTCCCAAGCTATCGTGAGCTTTTGAGATTTtgggtggaggtggccTCCAATGATTTGGTTCCAGCACCATCGCATCTCTACACTGATAATCCATTCAAAGTTTTGGTTCCTCAGATGGCTATGAGATACCCGGGAGTTCTTACTACTGTATTGGCATTTGCAGCTCGCTGGCGAAGTTGCTTGATGAATGACTTGGACGACTCAGATACCACGGAGCTTGTAGAACAACTCTTGAACCGATCATGCAATGAGCTCCTCAAGCAACTTCAGAACGAAAAAGAGGCCACTTCTGATGGCGCTTTGCTCACTGCATTGCTTCTCTCGTGCTACGAAGTTGTCAATTCAAACGACATTGATAAGCACAGAACACACACAATTGGCGCAAGTCAAATCGTTCTTGCTCGAAGCGCGTCCcaagaaagccaaagcacttcaccatcttctGATGACTCGGATAGCTCAGATCGCTCACTTGCAATGGTCTTCCAGCGTGACGAAAGTAATAAAGCctttttcttgacaagATGGTTCTTTTACGTCGATGTTTTGGGAGCCCTCTCGACTACGAGGGGCCAAGACAAGTACCTTAGGGGGTACAGAAATGGGTCTCATTATGCGCCGGTTGATACTTTGCAAATGCCTTTTGGCAACTCACACAATCTTGACCCAAAGGGCGATATCGATTTTTTCATGGGGTTTGATGCTCGGATTATTCctcatctcatcaacatAGCATTACTCATTCGTGAGGTCGAAAGACTAGAGAGCACTGCAGAGGATGAAGCTCTCTCACTTCCAGTATGGCTAGTGACAGCTGCTCTTGAAACTaaggagaagctcaatgaaACGCATACCGCAGGCGAAGCGAGAAGACAAGCCCAGACAGAGCGAAGCATCGATCACAAACTTCGCAAACACACTATACATCTGCATCAAAGACAGAAGGGTATTgacgagcttcttcagcacgACAACACTCTTCGTGCTACTAACAAGTTATTTTATTGCATGGGCATGCTAAATCTATATCGAAGGGTGCTCAAAGTTCCGCGTAATTCGCCAATAGTTCAGGATCTTTCAAATACGATGGCGGACGTTTTACGATTCGGCGTGGAGGCCAGAAGCTCAGCTGAACTATGTACTATATTTTGCCACTTCTGCGCTGGATGTGAACTATTAGACCCAGAACGAAGACAGGTCATTTATGAACGGCACACCTGGATGGCCCAGTCAGGCAACCGCAACGCCATTAAGAGTCTTCAAGTAATGAAACGCTGCTGGGAGACTGGTGAGGACTGGACCACCGCAGCCAATGTACTTGACATTGATCTCGTCTTAATGTAA